One genomic window of Quercus lobata isolate SW786 chromosome 9, ValleyOak3.0 Primary Assembly, whole genome shotgun sequence includes the following:
- the LOC115959695 gene encoding uncharacterized protein LOC115959695: MANQYLKRIFHNNHYTKKLLKGQGTCQSYVYGILNRFQWQRSKADKAEADLLKEATDASQVSLRSKVEKMEDDSRLSKYSSDEEDFTDGKWKLELAWLTKALEPALQLCRWALPTGDGIGNKSLPSSRSVSEIIASIQRSKIGIEDWSLSDLTIGLYLIYLRQVATKPFEDVKGVQISSDSIVHDLIYHLELAKGSYKDSPAMLARNSMLRESNVLKFVKSSSVMRPGYYIGIDNRRKLVILGIRGTQTVYDLITDIVSSSDGEMTFEGYSTHFGTAEAARWFLFHEMGTIRNCLEKYEGYRLRLVGHSLGGATASLLAIMLRRKSYMELGFSPDIVSAVGYATPPCVSRELAENCSDFVTTVVMQDDIVPRLSAASLTRLRNEILQTDWMSVIEKEDWKNVIGLVTNAKQVVSSVQDVARKLADYAIFSNNDTSSESSFTKESTTATVLPITSNTAKENAVVIEKEGAVSAVPEELFVPGTLFYLKRNTDTEAGRGGEYFTLLKRHPGEHFQRIVLSNNLISNHKCDSHLYALRDVLKGFPGPKDEAIFR, translated from the exons atgGCAAACCAATACTTGAAGCGTATCTTCCATAACAATC ATTATACCAAAAAATTGCTGAAGGGACAGGGAACTTGTCAGAGTTATGTGTATGGTATTCTTAATCGGTTTCAGTGGCAACGGTCAAAAGCAGATAAAGCAGAAGCAGATTTACTAAAAGAAGCTACGGATGCATCTCAAGTTTCTTTGAGGTCTAAAGTTGAGAAGATGGAAGATGATTCTAGGCTCAGCAAATACAGTTCTGATGAGGAAGATTTCACTGATGGAAAGTGGAAGTTAGAACTTGCTTGGCTCACAAAAGCCCTTGAACCAGCCCTGCAATTGTGTAGGTGGGCTCTGCCAACAG GAGATGGAATCGGAAACAAATCCTTACCCAGTAGTCGATCTGTTTCAGAAATCATTGCAAGCATTCAACGGAGTAAGATTGGGATTGAGGATTGGAGCTTGAGTGACCTTACCATTGGCTTGTATCTTATTTATCTCCGTCAAGTAGCTACAAAACCATTTGAAGATGTTAAGGGTGTTCAGATATCATCAGATTCAATA GTGCATGATCTCATCTACCACCTAGAGTTAGCGAAAGGTTCTTATAAGGATAGTCCTGCTATGCTTGCAAGGAACAGCATGCTTCGAGAAAGCAATGTTTTGAAGTTTGTAAAAAGTTCCAGTGTGATGAGGCCTGGATATTATATTGGGATTGATAATCGTAGGAAACTAGTGATTCTTGGAATTCGTGGAACTCAGACTGTCTATGACCTTATCACTGATATTGTTTCCTCAAGTGATGGAGAAATGACATTTGAAGGTTATTCCACTCACTTTGGCACTGCTGAAGCTGCTCGTTGGTTTCTCTTTCATGAGATGGGAACCATTAGGAACTGCTTGGAGAAATATGAG GGATATAGGTTAAGGCTTGTGGGTCATTCTCTCGGAGGTGCCACAGCTTCTTTATTAGCAATAATGCTTCGCAGAAAGTCATACATGGAACTCGGATTTAGCCCTGATATTGTTTCTGCTGTTGGATATGCAACTCCACCTTGTGTTTCCAGAGAACTTGCAGAAAACTGTTCTGATTTTGTTACAACTGTTGTCATGCAG GATGATATTGTACCTAGGTTAAGTGCAGCTTCTCTAACAAGGCTGAGGAACGAAATCCTTCAAACTGATTG GATGAGTGTGATTGAGAAGGAAGACTGGAAAAATGTAATAGGTCTGGTTACAAATGCAAAGCAAGTTGTGTCTTCAGTGCAAGATGTAGCTCGAAAGCTTGCTGATTATGCAATATTCAGTAACAATGACACTTCCTCTG AAAGTTCATTTACAAAGGAGTCAACTACTGCCACTGTATTACCTATTACCTCCAACACAGCAAAAGAGAATGCTGTTGTCATTGAAAAGGAAGGAGCTGTCTCTGCAGTGCCTGAGGAGTTATTTGTACCAGGAACTCTTTTCTATCTAAAGAGGAATACGGACACTGAGGCTGGCAGAGGCGGGGAGTATTTCACACTTTTGAAGAGGCATCCAGGGGAACATTTCCAGAGGATAGTGCTCTCAAACAACTtaatttcaaaccacaagtgTGATAGCCATTTATATGCTTTAAGAGATGTACTCAAAGGCTTCCCAGGACCCAAGGACGAAGCTATTTTCAGATGA